AATAAACATGTCATCTTTGTTTGACACTTCAAACTTTCCTCCTAGCCCAGGGTGAGAAGTACAATACCTTGCTAGTGATTTAAGCTTCTCAAGTTTCTTCCTAACAGCTGGTGTAAGTATATCAGTGACAGTCATAACATGTTGAAACTTCTTATATTGTCTTTCCCTCAGCCCACTTCTAATGTCCTCTAACATATGGATGATATGTTTTCCCCTAGCACTCAGAATATACCCATTAAACGTTTCTGACACATTATTATCCATCATGTCACTCACACAGCAAGTTGAAAAGAAAGCCTTACAAAACCTGGTAGGATCTCTGTTCAGCAGATCATCATATGCCATCATATTTTCAGTTTTGAGAGTCTCCATGACTGCATCCCATTCCTCTACGTATGTGGCCCTCACTGCTTGCCAGAATAGGTTCTTCAATGCAACACCTTTGAACTGCTTTTTCCAGTTCATGTAGACATGGCGAGCACAATTTCTGTGCTCTGCCAATGGAGCCAACTCCTTGACAGCATTTGTTAGCCCCTGCATAGTAACATCATTTCAGTATGGACACAAGACATATAAAGCCATAGTAACATCATTTTAGTATGGACACAAGACATGGCAAGGCAAATACTAACCTTTTGCTGATCAGAAATCAGTGTAAAACCATTCCCATCATGGATTCCAAGCTCTTCGAGCAATATACCTAAAAACCACCTCCAACAAGCCTCATTTTCCACCTCTACTACGGCCCAAGCTATTGGGTACATCTGGTTATTGCCATCCTTCCCTATGGCACATAACAGTTGCCCCCCTAAGTGTGTTTTCAAGAAACACCCGTCAAGACCAATAATTGGTCTACACCCCTCTAAAAAACCCCTCTTCAATGCAGAAAACCCAATGTATAACCCCTGAAATATACTACCATcaccacacaacagttcaaatCTACCTCCCCTATCCACCCTCATCAACTCAAGAATATAACTTCTCAACTTGTTATAGTGACCCTGCACAGTACCTCTTAGCAACTGCAATGAATGTGCCTTAGCTCTATACAACCTCCCATTAGGAATAGCTATGTTAAATCTCCTTTTAACATCATTCCTAAACTCTTCAATACACATCTGAGGTCTAACTCTGAAAACCTCTGTGTATTGTTCCCCAATCCACTTATAACTAGCCTGTTTATTACCCACTGCAAATGAACAAGTGTGCTCCTCCTGTAGAATTTTGACCACCAAAGAACTCTATTTCTTCAGCATACTAGCAAACATTCTCCAGGGACAAGGATCCTCACAAAAAGCCTCACATTGCTCCTTGTTCACTCTCCTGAAATGAATAGGATAACCCTTTACAATGCTCCATGAAATCAGTGCCTTCTTGCATTGAAATCCATCCTCGAAACGCATACCCAACACTAATTTAAACTCAGACATATCTCCCCTAGGATCATACACTGACCTACACTGTTTACTCCTAACAATTTGCCCATCCGAGTCACTACTATCAGAACCATCCCTGTCAGAATCACCATATTCAGATAATC
The genomic region above belongs to Salvia miltiorrhiza cultivar Shanhuang (shh) chromosome 5, IMPLAD_Smil_shh, whole genome shotgun sequence and contains:
- the LOC131025510 gene encoding uncharacterized protein LOC131025510; translated protein: MCIEEFRNDVKRRFNIAIPNGRLYRAKAHSLQLLRGTVQGHYNKLRSYILELMRVDRGGRFELLCGDGSIFQGLYIGFSALKRGFLEGCRPIIGLDGCFLKTHLGGQLLCAIGKDGNNQMYPIAWAVVEVENEACWRWFLGILLEELGIHDGNGFTLISDQQKGLTNAVKELAPLAEHRNCARHVYMNWKKQFKGVALKNLFWQAVRATYVEEWDAVMETLKTENMMAYDDLLNRDPTRFCKAFFSTCCVSDMMDNNVSETFNGYILSARGKHIIHMLEDIRSGLRERQYKKFQHVMTVTDILTPAVRKKLEKLKSLARYCTSHPGLGGKFEVSNKDDMFIVSLPEKTCSCRGWEITGIPCVHAVSAINFMKEDPAVYVHNYLSTETYLRAYSFPLEPINGERLWPKAEGYPVQPPQVRIMPGRPKKKRIRDTDEKDPKQPSSLRKTGCKMTCQRCLQEGHNSRGCMNDEVQKPDGEKRKPGRPRKYPIPEPTEATIPTNPTDTTEATTRGRGRGRPKGSGSGRGKGRARDIAMERQEASKGIGLYCGEQTGNSYIASGSGLQQIPRGEEICLTGPTQESQSNP